A single Argentina anserina chromosome 7, drPotAnse1.1, whole genome shotgun sequence DNA region contains:
- the LOC126803508 gene encoding uncharacterized protein LOC126803508, with protein MKTSPTTRCFGLSELFATWVTTISAVHSPVTTEYKTNCLNAAYRSISKESKLVVEELVLSRTIYNINYRLSDSRIYHEKVIEMDTALAVNDSPNRDTTISLNFVVNDSRTRSWNNSVSLTSDVKTTLEVGTVPRILDGKIELSAERSTTTANQWGQTTTIEHTRAANYAVVVPPVSKMKVSLIASRATCDVPFSYTQRDILTDGRTVTKTMDDGLFTGINAFKFDYQNQACYGGQALSVSSPWWLPHAVFALIY; from the exons ATGAAGACAAGTCCGACGACACGTTGTTTTGGCCTATCAGAGCTCTTCGCAACTTGGGTAACAACAATTTCTGCGGTGCACTCACCAGTCACCACCGAGTACAAAACCAACTGTCTCAACGCCGCTTACCGTAGCATCTCTAAAGAGTCGAAGCTGGTGGTGGAAGAGCTTGTTCTCTCAAGGACCATCTACAATATCAATTATCGACTCTCCGACTCCAGGATCTACCACGAGAAGGTCATAGAAATGGACACAGCTCTCGCAGTTAACGACAGTCCAAACAGAGACACCACTATCAGCCTCAACTTTGTGGTAAACGACTCTAGGACCCGTAGTTGGAATAACAGCGTTTCTTTAACTTCAGATGTAAAAACAACTCTGGAAGTCGGCACTGTTCCACGAATTCTAGACGGTAAGATCGAACTCTCAGCTGAGAGGTCGACTACCACAGCTAACCAGTGGGGACAAACTACCACAATTGAACATACCAGGGCGGCCAATTATGCAGTTGTCGTGCCCCCTGTATCTAAGATGAAGGTGAGTCTCATAGCTTCAAGGGCTACCTGCGATGTGCCTTTCTCCTACACTCAGCGTGACATTCTCACTGACGGCCGAACCGTTACAAAAACCATGGATGATGGTCTTTTCACTGGGATTAATGCCTTCAAATTTGACTACCAGAATCAGGCATGCTATGGTGGCCAGGCTCTCTCTGTCTCTAGTCCATGGTGGCTCCCGCATGCAGT GTTTGCTCTTATCTATTAA